TGGCTAGAAGCAGACATTCAATCCTCTCGCCCCTACAAGTTCACCCGTTGTGGACAAAGTGAAGAATCTTCACGGCGCAGAACAACGCTAAGACCTACCTGAACCAGTTGTTCGCTGTGGTCGCTCAGAGCTTCAGTACAAAAACGAGAGCAACAAAGAAAACGCGGAACAGCGCCGCGCCAAAATGATCACGTGCCGAACAGCACCCGCGCGGCCCGAACTAACACCATCGGGTCGAGGTCAGTTCGTGCAACTGGCGGTGGCAGAGGCACCCGCCCGGTCAAACTCGCCACGGCGGTTCGAGCGGAGCGCACAGAATATTCCACAGTGAATACGCAATCTCGGGGCAGCTCGCAAAACTGCCCGATTACAGTAAAGTTTCGAGCACCAATAGGGCGCACATCGGCACGGTCGCCAGAGCGACGCGGCATGAACTGGCTAGTGATGAACGGCATTCGGCATGGGAGAACGCGCGCCGTATCGAACCATGCCTTTTGCGCATTGGTCAGCTTGAGGTGCCCGGAAAGCTCAGAAATGATCTCATCACCTGTCGCCTCCCACATCGGTTTTTGAACGAAATCGCCGGTACGATCTCCACGCAAACCATAACCCCAGAAAATGTAGGTGCCGTGCTTCTGGTCACGGAAATGAGGCTGATGGAAAAGAACGATGGAGAGGATCCAGCCTGAATCTGCGAATGTAATTAGCCCTCCGGTTCCGGTCCGATTGTTTGTGAAATCCTCCATGAACTCGAAAAAATCGGGCCCATCCATGGTAACCGTGAAGGAATGCCACGCGGTTCTGCCGGTATCGGCGCAGAACACCTCGGGGTGGCCGAATCCTTCATTTCTTGCTGCGAGCATCCGCCAAAGTGTCCATGCACCACCCTCGCGATCATGGAGTCCTGGGGCGCTGTTGTTTGACCCCAGTACAGAACCATCAGTCATCGACCCCAGAGTGAGGTAAATGCCGTCGGCCTCGCGGATCGACAGTTTCCTACCGTCCGCTAAAACGAGTGAAGTGGCACGTCGGTCTTGTCGTGTTCCCTCGATTATGACGTCGATGACCTGTGTGTCGGTCAAAATTTTCACACCTCGGTTTCTCAGCCAAGTCAGGATAGGGGCAATCACCGAATCAAACTGATTATGACGCGTGCGCAGAATCCCAGCGATCCGGGTGAAGCCGGGGAAAAGGTGAATGAACCGCCGTAGGTAGCGACGCATTTCGGCCAACGAGTGCCACGGCTGAAAAGAGAACATTGTGGACCACATCAGCCAGAAATTAGTCTCGAAGAACGAGGGCTGGAACCAATCTTCGATGCTTTGGCCGCCTAAGGTCCGTTCCGACTGCAGGATAAGCCGGTTGATATCAACGATGTCTTGCGCACTGAGCGTGAGATGGTAGCGATCCTCGGCTGGTTTGCCATCACGCACTAGTCGGCAATTGGATGAACCGGGAACCATTCGATTGAAAGCAAAAATATCTTCGGCAATAGAAATATCCGGATCATTCGTGGACGGAATTGTGCGCAGAAGGTCAAAAGTGCAGGCGAAATGCTCTTCGAACATTCGACCGCCGCGGATCATGTATCCGACCTCTGCATTGCCCGATCCGTCGAGCGATCCTCCTGCGACGCTGAGCTGTTCATAGATGCAAATATCTTCGCCTTCGACCTCAGCGTCGCGGATCAAATAGACCGCTGTCGCCAATCCGGCGATGCCGCCACCAACGATGTGGTGCTGTTCTCGCGTTACAGAGTTGGGCATTTACTATCCCTCTCTAATTGTGATGCCTGCTCGGTCTACCCAAAGGGGGAGGACCAAGCGATGACATGGATCAGATGAGATGGCCTGCCCCTCTGAAAATGATCACTGAATAAGACCAACTCAAACAGGCACCCAACGTCCGCTACTGGCTAGAAGCGAACGTAACCGCAGCCCCGCAGAGTGCCTGATACTCATTGAAGAAAAACTCTGCTGAACCTCCGAAGTTCCTAATTATGGTGACAGCATCACCCTCGATTGAGCCAGCGCAATGCCCGTAAAAGGCGCTGCGCGGCAAGCTGTAACCGCGGATGGTGCGGAGAGAGAGATCATGACCCAAGGTGAGCGTAAAGCAGCATGGCAAGCCTTGTCTGGCGAAGATGCGCTGATGCTGCTGGAAAGTCGCCGCGAAGGCTTGGACTCACAGGAAGCAGCACAGCGGCGCAAACGCTTTGGGCTTAACATCCTGCCCCGCAGACAGCCCCCTGGATGGGGAGCCATACTGTTGCGCCAGTTCACCAATCCACTGGTGCTGCTACTGATCGCAGCCGCCACCATCTCCCTTATCGTTGGTGAGGGAGAAGACGCCGCCTTCATTGCAGTGGTTCTGATCTTTAACGCAGGCGTCGGCGCCGCTCAGGAAAAAGGCGCGGAGCAGAGCGCTGCCGCTCTCCACCGCTACATGGAATCGCACGTGCGGGTGCTGCGGCCCGGCGGCGAAGAACGGATCGTCGCCAGCCTTCTCGTGCCCGGTGATATCGTTGCGCTGGAAAGCGGCGACAGCGTACCTGCCGACTTGCGATTGCTTGAAAGCCAGCGCCTGTCAATCGATGAGTCTCTGCTCAGCGGAGAGTCGCAAGCAGTGGCAAAGGACGCGAAGCTTCTTCTGCCTCACGAGGCGCTTTTAACCGACAGCTGCAATCTTGCCTTTGCTGGGTCTTCGGTTAATGGCGGGCGGGCGCTCGGACTGGTGGTGGAGACCGGCGCAAAGACGCAGATAGGCCACATCTCCAGCGCTCTGCAGAGCACCAGTGAACAACCGCCGCCCCTGGTTTTGAGAATAACCCGTTTCACACGGCGCCTTTCCATTGCCAGCGTGGTGATAGTCGCCATCATTGCTCTGGCCGACTACATGCGGGGCGCGGAGTTGGTCGAGGTCTTCATTACCGCCGTCGCCCTGGCTGTGGCGGCAATCCCGGAAGGCTTACCAATCGCCATAACCGTGGCGCTTTCAATCGCCAGCCGCCGCATGGCCCAACACAACGTGATCGTGCGCGCTTTGCCTGCGGTCGAAGGTTTGGGCGCTTGTACACTGATCGCCAGCGACAAGACCGGCACGCTTACTGAAAATCGCCTGACCATCTTGCGCGCCTACACAGCGCTCGACGGCCATAAAACTCTCAACGGCAGAAAGAGTCCGTCTTGCGAGTCTCTGCACGCATTGCTGCGCGCAGGGCTGCTGTGCAACGACGCGCAGATTTCAGGCGAAGAGACCATCGGTGACGCCGTCGACCGCGCCTTCCTGACCGCTGCGCGCGACCAGGGTCTGATGGTCACTGCCGAGCGAGGCAAATGGCCACGGCTTTACGGCATACCCTATGAGCCCGAGCGGCGCTATCAGGCAACCTTTCACCGCCAGGAAGGGGCACAGACCTCACGCCTCCTGGCTTGCGTTAAGGGTGCGGCGGAGGTCGTACTGCCGCTCTGTGAGAATGTGTCCGAAGAAAGTCATGCGGTGGCAGACGCCTTGGCCTCAGAGGGTTTGCGGGTCATCGCCGTGGCGTCTGGCGAACTATCGGAAGCCGAAGCTCATATCACCGAGCAACCGCCCAGGGGACTTCGTTTCCTGGGATTTGTCGGTCTCAGCGACCCACTGCGCAAAGGCGCTCAGCAGGCCGTTTCGGACTGTGCGCGGGCTGGTGTCCGGGTGTGTCTGGTCACCGGCGATCATCCGCGGACAGCGCTCGCCATTGCCCAGTCTCTCGGCTTGGCGCAAACCGAAGAGGAGATCTTGACCGGCAGCGACCTGCATTCCGAAGACCCAATGCTGGAGGAGCGTATCTGCGCGGCACGGGTCTTTGCGCGTGTCGAGCCGCTTCAGAAGCTCAGAATCGTCGAAAGCCTCATGGCGGCGGGGCATTATGTTGCCGTCACCGGTGACGGCGTCAACGACGCGCCCGCCCTGCGCTCGGCAAATATCGGGGTGGCCATGGGGCGTTCTGGCACCGATGTTGCACGTTCTGCCGCCGATCTGATCCTGACCGACGATGCCTTCTCCTCCATCGTCGCTGGCATCGAACAGGGCCGTATCGCCTATGACAATGTACGCCGTGTGACGCTTTTGCTGCTGGCGACGGGTTTCGGCGAGATCGTGCTTTTCCTCCTGGCCCTTATCGTCGGTCTGCCGTTACCGCTTTTTGCCGTGCAGCTACTGTGGCTGAACTTGGTCACCAACGGCATCCAAGACATGGCCCTGGCCTTCGAAAAGGGCGAACCTGATACCCTGGATCGCTCGCCCCGGCCACCTAGCGAACCGCTGTTTGACCGTCGGATGGCCGAGCAGGTTGGGCTAGCAGGACTTTACATGGGCTGTAGCGCCTTTCTGGTCTATGGCCTCAGTCTTCATTGGGGCTGGGGCGAGACGCAGGCGCGCAGCGCCACGCTGCTGATGATGGTGCTTTTTGAAAATGTTCATGCATTGAATTGCCGATCGGAGCGGCGCTCAATTCTTCGCTTACCACTATCGGGGAATCCGTTGCTTGTCCTCTCCATA
This genomic stretch from Limibacillus sp. harbors:
- a CDS encoding oleate hydratase, with amino-acid sequence MPNSVTREQHHIVGGGIAGLATAVYLIRDAEVEGEDICIYEQLSVAGGSLDGSGNAEVGYMIRGGRMFEEHFACTFDLLRTIPSTNDPDISIAEDIFAFNRMVPGSSNCRLVRDGKPAEDRYHLTLSAQDIVDINRLILQSERTLGGQSIEDWFQPSFFETNFWLMWSTMFSFQPWHSLAEMRRYLRRFIHLFPGFTRIAGILRTRHNQFDSVIAPILTWLRNRGVKILTDTQVIDVIIEGTRQDRRATSLVLADGRKLSIREADGIYLTLGSMTDGSVLGSNNSAPGLHDREGGAWTLWRMLAARNEGFGHPEVFCADTGRTAWHSFTVTMDGPDFFEFMEDFTNNRTGTGGLITFADSGWILSIVLFHQPHFRDQKHGTYIFWGYGLRGDRTGDFVQKPMWEATGDEIISELSGHLKLTNAQKAWFDTARVLPCRMPFITSQFMPRRSGDRADVRPIGARNFTVIGQFCELPRDCVFTVEYSVRSARTAVASLTGRVPLPPPVARTDLDPMVLVRAARVLFGT
- a CDS encoding HAD-IC family P-type ATPase codes for the protein MTQGERKAAWQALSGEDALMLLESRREGLDSQEAAQRRKRFGLNILPRRQPPGWGAILLRQFTNPLVLLLIAAATISLIVGEGEDAAFIAVVLIFNAGVGAAQEKGAEQSAAALHRYMESHVRVLRPGGEERIVASLLVPGDIVALESGDSVPADLRLLESQRLSIDESLLSGESQAVAKDAKLLLPHEALLTDSCNLAFAGSSVNGGRALGLVVETGAKTQIGHISSALQSTSEQPPPLVLRITRFTRRLSIASVVIVAIIALADYMRGAELVEVFITAVALAVAAIPEGLPIAITVALSIASRRMAQHNVIVRALPAVEGLGACTLIASDKTGTLTENRLTILRAYTALDGHKTLNGRKSPSCESLHALLRAGLLCNDAQISGEETIGDAVDRAFLTAARDQGLMVTAERGKWPRLYGIPYEPERRYQATFHRQEGAQTSRLLACVKGAAEVVLPLCENVSEESHAVADALASEGLRVIAVASGELSEAEAHITEQPPRGLRFLGFVGLSDPLRKGAQQAVSDCARAGVRVCLVTGDHPRTALAIAQSLGLAQTEEEILTGSDLHSEDPMLEERICAARVFARVEPLQKLRIVESLMAAGHYVAVTGDGVNDAPALRSANIGVAMGRSGTDVARSAADLILTDDAFSSIVAGIEQGRIAYDNVRRVTLLLLATGFGEIVLFLLALIVGLPLPLFAVQLLWLNLVTNGIQDMALAFEKGEPDTLDRSPRPPSEPLFDRRMAEQVGLAGLYMGCSAFLVYGLSLHWGWGETQARSATLLMMVLFENVHALNCRSERRSILRLPLSGNPLLVLSIAGALGLHLASAWIPWLGDTLDIVPPTWEALALLIPLALGLVLLMESYKKYRGRKEP